The genomic region CTTTAAGAAGACCGCTAACGGTGGTTTTAAGTCAGCTTCAGCCTTCACGTCCCACCGTTTCCACGGTAAGACTAAGAAGCAACGTCGTCAGCTACGTGGTACCCGGATGATGGACAAGTCAACGGTTAAGACTTACGCTAAGCTGCTCAGCACGCTTTAATAGCTTTCATATCAGTTGAATTTAACATTGTCTTGATTTTAGGAGGAAGAGTCCATGCGAGTTAAGGGTGGAACAGTTTCACGCGCACGTCGTAAGAAGTTTATTAAGTTGGCCAAGGGTTACCGTGGTCAGCGCCGGATCAATTTTAAGGTTGCTAAGCAGCAGGTTTATAAGTCATACCTGTACGCTTACCGTGACCGTAAGAACCGCAAGCGCAACTTCCGTAAGTTGTGGATTGCCCGTATCAATGCTGCCGCTCGGATGAACGGTCTGTCATACTCAAAGTTGATGCATGGTTTGACCCTGGCTGGGGTTGAATTGAACCGTAAGATGTTGGCTGAATTGGCTGTGTCTGATTTTGATACCTTCACTAAGGTAGCTGACCAGGCCAAGGAAGCTTTGCAAAAGGACGGGGCCATCGTCAAGCCTCGGACTGCGGCTAC from Leuconostocaceae bacterium ESL0723 harbors:
- the rplT gene encoding 50S ribosomal protein L20, which gives rise to MRVKGGTVSRARRKKFIKLAKGYRGQRRINFKVAKQQVYKSYLYAYRDRKNRKRNFRKLWIARINAAARMNGLSYSKLMHGLTLAGVELNRKMLAELAVSDFDTFTKVADQAKEALQKDGAIVKPRTAATTDTTVSVER
- the rpmI gene encoding 50S ribosomal protein L35: MPKMKTHRASAKRFKKTANGGFKSASAFTSHRFHGKTKKQRRQLRGTRMMDKSTVKTYAKLLSTL